A window from Raphanus sativus cultivar WK10039 unplaced genomic scaffold, ASM80110v3 Scaffold2080, whole genome shotgun sequence encodes these proteins:
- the LOC108811919 gene encoding phosphatidylcholine:diacylglycerol cholinephosphotransferase 1-like, with protein sequence MSTTTIAPLRRSSNSLNGYHTNAVAFDGTVESVSTSQMEDIVAVTDDGYANPSGDRGRSKVSFMTWRMCNPVHVVRVHWVPCLLAVGVLFFTGVEEYMLQMIPPSSEPFDIGFVATRSLYRLLASSPELNTVLAALNTVFVGMQTTYIVWTWLMEGRPRATISACFMFTCRGILGYSTQLPLPQDFLGSGVDFPVGNVSFFLFYSGHVAGSMIASLDMRRMQRLRLAILFDILNVLQSIRLLGTRGQYTIDLAVGVGAGILFDSLAGKYEDMMSKRHNVGNGFSLISTR encoded by the exons ATGTCAACTACAACCATCGCCCCTCTCCGTCGTAGTTCTAACTCTCTCAACGGATATCACACTAACGCCGTTGCCTTTGACGGAACCGTCGAGTCAGTAAGTACTAGCCAAATGGAGGACATTGTTGCAGTAACCGACGACGGCTACGCCAACCCCAGCGGAGACAGAGGAAGAAGCAAGGTGTCGTTTATGACGTGGAGGATGTGCAACCCTGTCCACGTGGTGAGAGTCCATTGGGTACCGTGTTTGTTAGCGGTAGGAGTTCTGTTCTTCACGGGAGTAGAGGAGTACATGCTCCAGATGATTCCGCCGAGTTCTGAGCCGTTCGATATTGGTTTTGTGGCCACGCGCTCTCTGTATCGCCTCTTGGCATCTTCACCTGAACTAAATACCGTTTTAGCCGCTCTAAACACG GTGTTCGTAGGGATGCAAACGACGTATATTGTATGGACTTGGTTAATGGAAGGACGACCAAGAGCGACCATCTCGGCGTGCTTCATGTTTACTTGTCGTGGCATTCTTGGTTACTCTACTCAGCTCCCTCTTCCTCAG GATTTTCTAGGATCAGGGGTAGATTTTCCGGTGGGAAACGTCTCGTTCTTCCTCTTTTATTCGGGTCATGTCGCCGGGTCAATGATAGCATCCTTGGACATGAGGAGAATGCAGAGGTTGAGACTAGCCATACTTTTTGACATCCTCAACGTATTACAATCGATCAGGCTTCTCGGGACCAGAGGACAATACACCATCGATCTCGCTGTCGGAGTTGGTGCTGGGATTCTATTTGACTCACTGGCCGGAAAATATGAAGATATGATGAGCAAGAGACACAATGTAGGCAATGGTTTTAGTTTGATTTCGACTCGatag